The Fluviicola sp. genome contains a region encoding:
- the deoC gene encoding deoxyribose-phosphate aldolase gives MNRNKTFKNIPDFKLSPSVDKVGVEERVARFQTRSIKNESKVQGLKMVLNMIDLTTLEGKDTPGKVRQLCYKAQHLHDLQEGLPTVAAVCVYPTMVAEAKKALGDSGIKVASVSTAFPSGQSTREIKLLDTQFAVDNGADEIDMVISRGKFLAGDYNFVFDEIAAIKEACGKARLKVIFETGELASLDQVRRASDIAMYAGADFIKTSTGKIQPAATMQVTYTMLCAIKDFYRKTGVKVGMKPAGGISSSKLALHNLVMVKETLGNDWLNNEWFRFGASSLANDVLMQLVKQETGHYQSADYFSID, from the coding sequence TCTGTGGACAAAGTAGGCGTGGAAGAACGTGTTGCCCGTTTTCAAACCCGAAGTATCAAGAACGAATCGAAAGTTCAGGGATTGAAAATGGTCTTGAATATGATTGACTTAACAACGCTGGAGGGAAAAGATACTCCGGGGAAAGTGCGTCAATTGTGTTACAAAGCACAGCACTTGCACGATTTGCAGGAAGGATTGCCCACTGTTGCTGCAGTTTGCGTTTATCCGACCATGGTGGCGGAAGCCAAAAAGGCACTAGGCGATTCGGGGATTAAAGTAGCATCCGTTTCAACGGCATTTCCTAGCGGACAATCCACCCGGGAAATCAAATTGCTGGACACGCAGTTTGCGGTCGATAACGGAGCGGACGAAATAGACATGGTGATCTCACGCGGCAAATTTTTGGCCGGAGATTACAATTTTGTGTTCGATGAAATTGCAGCCATCAAAGAAGCATGCGGCAAAGCCCGGCTGAAAGTAATTTTCGAAACCGGCGAATTGGCCTCTTTGGACCAGGTGCGCAGAGCAAGTGATATTGCCATGTATGCCGGTGCGGATTTTATCAAAACATCTACCGGTAAAATTCAGCCCGCCGCAACCATGCAGGTCACTTACACCATGTTGTGTGCCATCAAGGATTTTTACCGCAAAACAGGAGTAAAAGTAGGAATGAAGCCTGCGGGAGGTATTTCTTCTTCCAAACTGGCATTGCATAACCTGGTGATGGTGAAAGAAACCCTGGGAAACGATTGGTTGAATAACGAATGGTTCCGCTTCGGGGCGAGTTCTCTGGCAAATGACGTGCTGATGCAATTGGTGAAACAGGAAACAGGGCATTATCAAAGTGCCGATTATTTTTCGATAGATTAA
- a CDS encoding aldehyde dehydrogenase family protein, with translation MKEKTTFDFNGGWDYSPSPESTSHVKLKERYDLYIDGKFVAPASKKYFKSTNPANEQVLAEVAYANEADVDKAVKAARKAYENVWSKLSAKERGKYIYRIARLMQERARELAVVETLDAGKTIRESRDVDVPLACNHFFYYAGWADKLEYAFPNRTVSALGVAGQIIPWNFPLLMAAWKIAPALAAGNTVVLKPAETTPLTAMLLSEIIHESGLPAGVVNILTGYGDTGAAIVNHPDINKIAFTGSTHVGKIIQKAVAGTGKKLTLELGGKSANIIFEDAPIDQAVEGIVNGIFFNQGHVCCAGSRLFVQESVAEEVIQKLKDRLDTLYVGDPLDKNTDIGAINSKEQLETIQKYIKIGKDEGASMYESSCEIPKKGYFVRPTLFTDVAQSSRIAQEEIFGPVLTIQTFRTIDEVIQKANNSPYGLAAGVWTDKGSRIFNLTTKLRAGVIWANTYNKFDPTSPFGGYKESGFGREGGLQGLGAYLKIER, from the coding sequence ATGAAAGAAAAAACAACGTTCGATTTCAACGGCGGATGGGATTACAGTCCAAGCCCGGAAAGTACCAGTCACGTGAAACTGAAAGAGCGTTACGACCTGTATATCGACGGGAAGTTTGTTGCTCCGGCTTCGAAAAAATATTTCAAGTCGACTAACCCTGCAAATGAGCAGGTGCTGGCAGAAGTAGCGTATGCCAACGAAGCGGATGTTGACAAAGCGGTGAAAGCAGCACGTAAGGCTTACGAAAACGTTTGGTCAAAGTTGTCTGCCAAAGAGCGCGGGAAGTACATTTACCGTATTGCGCGTTTGATGCAGGAAAGAGCACGTGAACTAGCGGTTGTTGAAACACTGGATGCAGGGAAAACTATTCGCGAATCACGTGATGTAGACGTTCCGCTGGCGTGCAACCATTTCTTCTATTATGCCGGTTGGGCAGATAAACTGGAATACGCGTTTCCGAACAGAACAGTAAGCGCTTTGGGTGTTGCGGGACAAATCATCCCGTGGAATTTCCCGCTTTTGATGGCAGCCTGGAAAATTGCCCCTGCTTTGGCAGCAGGAAATACGGTTGTTTTGAAACCGGCAGAAACAACACCTTTGACAGCCATGCTACTGTCAGAAATTATTCACGAAAGCGGCTTGCCGGCAGGTGTTGTAAATATTTTGACGGGTTACGGTGATACCGGAGCAGCAATTGTCAATCATCCCGATATCAATAAAATTGCCTTTACAGGTTCTACCCATGTTGGGAAAATCATTCAAAAAGCCGTTGCGGGAACAGGAAAGAAACTGACCTTGGAACTCGGCGGGAAATCGGCCAATATTATTTTTGAAGATGCACCGATCGACCAGGCTGTGGAAGGAATCGTGAACGGGATTTTCTTCAACCAGGGCCATGTGTGTTGTGCGGGTTCGCGCTTGTTCGTACAGGAATCCGTTGCAGAAGAAGTCATTCAAAAACTAAAAGACCGTTTGGATACGTTGTATGTAGGCGACCCATTGGATAAAAATACCGATATCGGAGCGATCAATTCCAAAGAACAATTGGAAACGATTCAGAAATACATCAAAATTGGGAAAGACGAAGGAGCAAGCATGTACGAAAGCTCCTGCGAGATCCCGAAAAAAGGATATTTCGTTCGTCCGACATTATTCACGGATGTAGCGCAGTCGAGCAGAATTGCACAGGAAGAGATTTTCGGTCCGGTTCTAACTATCCAGACTTTCCGCACCATTGATGAGGTGATCCAAAAAGCGAATAATTCACCATACGGACTGGCAGCCGGAGTTTGGACCGATAAAGGATCGCGGATCTTTAACCTGACAACAAAACTGCGCGCCGGAGTGATCTGGGCAAACACTTATAACAAATTCGATCCGACTTCCCCTTTCGGAGGTTACAAAGAAAGCGGATTCGGAAGAGAAGGCGGCTTGCAGGGATTGGGAGCTTATTTGAAAATAGAAAGATAA
- a CDS encoding four helix bundle protein, whose product MITNKQDIRERSFDFALSTVKNCRRIKERHKEFILTDQLVRSSTSVGANMREARNAESKADFIHKLSICQKECDESIYWLELLMALLNEEKEHLLTIHDEANQLLRIIKTISLRTKENSKWTKR is encoded by the coding sequence ATGATCACTAACAAACAAGACATCAGAGAAAGAAGTTTCGATTTCGCCTTAAGCACCGTAAAGAATTGCAGACGAATAAAAGAAAGACATAAAGAGTTTATTTTGACAGACCAATTGGTGAGATCATCTACATCTGTAGGAGCAAATATGAGAGAAGCTAGAAATGCAGAAAGTAAAGCAGATTTCATTCATAAACTAAGTATCTGTCAAAAAGAATGTGACGAAAGTATATATTGGTTAGAGTTGTTAATGGCATTATTGAATGAAGAAAAAGAGCATCTTTTAACCATTCACGATGAAGCGAATCAACTACTTAGAATTATTAAGACAATTAGTTTGCGGAC